The Streptobacillus felis genome includes the window ATTTCAGATGCTGTACTTGATGCTTGTTTAGCAGAAGATGAAAATTCTAGAGTAGCATGTGAAACATTTGCTACTACAGGCTTTGTTTTAGTAGGTGGTGAAATTACAACAAATACTTATGTAGATGTACAAAAATTAGCTAGAGATAAAATTAAAGAAATAGGATATATACCAGGATTAGGGTTTGACTATGATTGTGGAGTAGTAAATATGATACATTCACAATCACCTGACATAGCACAAGGTGTTGATGTTGGAGGAGCAGGGGATCAAGGGATTATGTTTGGTGGTGCAGTAGATGAAACACCAGAACTTATGCCTCTTGCTTTAACTTTAGCAAGAAATATAATATTCAAGTTAACAACTTTAACTAGAAATAATACTTTAGCTTGGGCAAGACCTGATGCTAAGGCTCAAGTAACTTTAGAATATGATAAAAATGGTGTAGTACAAAAAGTTAATTCAGTTGTATTATCTGTACAACATGATGAAGAAGTAACTCTTGATACTATAAAAAAAGATTTAAAAGAGTTAGTAATAAAACCTGCTTTAGAAGAATATGGAAGAGATATATCAGAAGTAGAACATTTCTATATTAATCCAACAGGACGTTTTGTTATAGGTGGTCCACATGGAGATACAGGACTTACAGGAAGAAAAATTATAGTTGATACATATGGTGGATACTTTAGACATGGTGGTGGAGCTTTCTCAGGAAAAGATAGTTCTAAAGTTGATAGATCAGCAGCTTATGCAGCAAGATGGATA containing:
- the metK gene encoding methionine adenosyltransferase codes for the protein MEKIYFTSEFVSPGHPDKICDQISDAVLDACLAEDENSRVACETFATTGFVLVGGEITTNTYVDVQKLARDKIKEIGYIPGLGFDYDCGVVNMIHSQSPDIAQGVDVGGAGDQGIMFGGAVDETPELMPLALTLARNIIFKLTTLTRNNTLAWARPDAKAQVTLEYDKNGVVQKVNSVVLSVQHDEEVTLDTIKKDLKELVIKPALEEYGRDISEVEHFYINPTGRFVIGGPHGDTGLTGRKIIVDTYGGYFRHGGGAFSGKDSSKVDRSAAYAARWIAKNIVASGIAKKCEVQLSYAIGVVEPTSILVDTFGTSNIDDVKIAEVVKEIFDLTPRGIENSLSLRKPSFRYQDLAAFGHIGRKDIDLPWERLDKVEEIKNKLKG